One segment of Trichlorobacter ammonificans DNA contains the following:
- the metK gene encoding methionine adenosyltransferase has translation MAEKFIFTSESVSEGHPDKMADQISDGILDAILAQDPKARVACETMITTGMAVIAGEITTSAVVNYAEIVRNVIKDIGYCGSDMGFDYETCSVLVSLDRQSPDISQGVTEGEGMFKEQGAGDQGLMFGYACNETPELMPMPIQLSHQLVKRLADVRKSGLLKFLRPDSKSQVSVEYDNGKPVRVNTVVISTQHTPDVSHETIVEGVMDEVIKKVIPANLLDANTRYFINPTGRFVVGGPMGDCGLTGRKIIVDTYGGMGRHGGGAFSGKDPSKVDRSAAYMGRYVAKNLVAAGLCERCEVQVAYAIGVAEPVSVMVNAFGTGVVSESRLSELVREVFDLRPRAITEQLDLLRPIYRKTAAYGHFGRELPEFSWEKTDKAAILKQKAGL, from the coding sequence ATGGCCGAGAAGTTTATCTTTACCTCCGAGTCCGTTTCCGAGGGCCACCCCGACAAGATGGCCGACCAGATTTCCGACGGAATTCTGGATGCCATCCTGGCTCAGGATCCCAAGGCACGGGTTGCCTGCGAAACGATGATCACCACCGGTATGGCGGTGATCGCCGGTGAGATCACCACCAGCGCGGTGGTCAACTACGCCGAGATCGTGCGGAACGTCATCAAGGATATCGGTTATTGCGGTTCGGACATGGGATTTGACTACGAAACCTGCTCCGTGTTGGTGTCCCTTGACCGCCAGTCTCCCGACATCTCCCAGGGGGTAACCGAAGGGGAGGGGATGTTCAAGGAACAGGGGGCCGGCGACCAGGGGCTGATGTTCGGCTACGCCTGCAACGAAACGCCGGAGCTGATGCCGATGCCGATCCAGCTCTCCCATCAGCTGGTCAAGCGTCTGGCCGATGTGCGCAAGTCCGGCCTGCTCAAGTTCCTGCGCCCCGATTCCAAATCCCAGGTTTCCGTCGAATACGACAATGGTAAGCCGGTGCGCGTCAATACCGTGGTTATCTCTACCCAGCATACTCCTGATGTTTCCCATGAGACTATCGTGGAAGGCGTGATGGACGAGGTGATCAAAAAGGTCATTCCCGCCAACCTGCTGGATGCCAACACCCGCTACTTCATCAACCCCACCGGCCGCTTCGTGGTGGGGGGACCGATGGGGGACTGCGGTCTGACCGGCCGCAAGATCATTGTCGACACCTACGGCGGCATGGGACGCCACGGCGGTGGTGCCTTTTCCGGCAAGGACCCCTCCAAGGTGGACCGTTCCGCTGCCTATATGGGGCGCTACGTTGCCAAAAACCTGGTGGCGGCCGGTCTCTGCGAGCGCTGCGAAGTGCAGGTTGCCTACGCCATCGGTGTGGCCGAGCCGGTTTCGGTCATGGTCAACGCTTTCGGTACCGGTGTCGTCAGCGAGAGCCGGCTTTCAGAGCTGGTTCGGGAGGTGTTCGACCTGCGGCCCCGCGCCATTACCGAGCAGCTCGACCTGCTGCGCCCCATCTACCGCAAGACCGCTGCTTACGGCCACTTCGGCCGCGAACTGCCGGAGTTTTCCTGGGAGAAGACCGACAAGGCTGCTATCCTGAAACAAAAGGCAGGGCTGTAG
- a CDS encoding CHAD domain-containing protein, with the protein MLSAYVAERWKLLLDERQRVLRQPHPEAIHDLRVASRRLRAVLDQLRLFQEAKVGGRVTRSIRRLTRRLGGIRDHDEALQYFSGLGFSGLEPLCNRLQRRREREVADLLHWLAKPSIDDAGRHVAVAIRGLANSSDTSAEQALALLAERSLQLYLPIANLAPRVVLPEHDDDRHALRIALKKWRYFNELLGRVTGADTAVLLEQLRSYQTVLGRLNDLAVFEALCARAELAEELDDAVRQQIARQRQELDADFLRLLAQQPLHYTLLL; encoded by the coding sequence GTGCTGTCCGCGTACGTGGCGGAACGCTGGAAGCTTCTCCTGGATGAGCGTCAGCGGGTGCTGCGTCAGCCACACCCGGAGGCGATTCATGACCTGCGGGTTGCCAGTCGCCGGTTGCGGGCCGTGCTCGATCAACTCCGGTTGTTTCAGGAGGCGAAGGTGGGGGGGCGGGTGACGCGATCGATACGTCGTCTGACCCGCCGACTGGGCGGTATCCGTGATCATGATGAGGCGTTGCAGTACTTTTCCGGGCTCGGTTTCTCCGGTCTGGAGCCGCTTTGCAACCGGCTGCAGCGACGGCGGGAGCGGGAAGTGGCCGACCTGCTACACTGGCTGGCCAAGCCTTCAATCGATGACGCGGGCCGCCACGTTGCCGTTGCGATACGTGGTCTTGCCAACAGCAGCGATACGTCTGCCGAGCAAGCGCTGGCGCTGCTGGCGGAGCGCAGCCTGCAGCTCTACCTGCCGATTGCTAACCTGGCGCCCCGTGTCGTGCTGCCGGAGCACGACGATGACCGTCATGCCCTGCGCATTGCCCTCAAGAAATGGCGTTACTTCAACGAACTGCTGGGGCGGGTGACCGGCGCCGATACCGCTGTCTTGCTGGAACAACTCCGAAGCTACCAGACCGTGCTGGGCAGGCTGAACGATCTTGCCGTCTTCGAAGCACTCTGCGCCCGGGCAGAGCTAGCCGAAGAACTGGATGACGCCGTCCGGCAGCAGATCGCCCGACAGCGACAGGAGCTGGATGCCGATTTTCTTCGATTGCTGGCGCAGCAACCGCTCCATTACACACTCCTGCTGTGA
- the sixA gene encoding phosphohistidine phosphatase SixA, with protein MTLYLVRHGEAVERTDGIDDEVRWLTAKGRKGMTKAAGRLRKRRVRPDLLISSPLTRAVQTAELLAADVARRGDLRADAALSPGGNVEQVLALIRGQNRIDALMLVGHEPLLSRVAAELLGRPRVNALAKGSCLALELSAKSGKPARVLWYAVPGSKFSPTAKKLLDPAPAAA; from the coding sequence ATGACACTCTACCTGGTACGGCACGGTGAGGCCGTAGAGCGGACTGACGGGATCGACGACGAGGTACGCTGGCTGACAGCGAAGGGAAGAAAGGGGATGACCAAGGCGGCCGGCCGGCTGCGCAAGCGGCGGGTACGTCCCGACCTGCTCATCAGCAGCCCCTTGACCCGTGCGGTGCAGACTGCTGAGCTGCTGGCGGCTGACGTGGCCCGCCGGGGAGACCTGCGGGCCGACGCTGCACTGTCGCCGGGCGGTAACGTGGAGCAGGTGCTTGCGCTGATCCGGGGGCAGAATAGGATCGATGCCCTGATGCTGGTGGGGCATGAACCGCTGTTGAGCCGCGTGGCGGCTGAGTTGCTGGGCAGGCCCCGGGTAAATGCTCTGGCCAAGGGAAGCTGTCTGGCTCTGGAGCTGTCCGCGAAGTCGGGCAAGCCGGCCCGGGTGCTCTGGTATGCCGTTCCCGGCAGCAAATTCTCCCCCACTGCCAAGAAGCTTCTTGATCCAGCACCTGCCGCGGCATAG
- the ispF gene encoding 2-C-methyl-D-erythritol 2,4-cyclodiphosphate synthase, translating to MRIGHGYDVHRLVEGRKLIMGGVDIPWEKGLLGHSDADVLLHAIADAILGALALGDIGKHFPDTDPAFKGADSLKLLEHVVNLVRGRGYRVGNLDATIIAQKPKMAPHIAAMRMNIARVCGVELDRINVKATTEEGLGFTGSGEGISAHAVVLMQATGQD from the coding sequence ATGCGCATAGGTCACGGCTACGATGTTCACCGACTGGTGGAGGGCCGCAAACTGATCATGGGTGGGGTGGATATCCCGTGGGAAAAGGGGCTGTTGGGCCACTCCGATGCCGACGTGCTGCTGCATGCCATTGCCGACGCCATCCTGGGCGCCCTGGCCCTGGGGGATATCGGCAAGCATTTTCCCGATACCGACCCGGCTTTCAAAGGGGCCGATTCCCTGAAGCTGCTGGAGCATGTGGTGAATCTGGTCAGGGGGCGGGGGTACCGGGTAGGTAACCTGGATGCCACCATTATTGCTCAGAAACCGAAGATGGCGCCGCATATTGCAGCCATGCGGATGAACATTGCGCGTGTCTGCGGCGTGGAGCTGGATCGGATCAACGTTAAGGCTACCACTGAAGAAGGGCTGGGCTTCACCGGTTCCGGCGAGGGAATCTCCGCCCATGCCGTGGTGCTGATGCAGGCTACCGGGCAGGACTGA
- the ttcA gene encoding tRNA 2-thiocytidine(32) synthetase TtcA, whose translation MSGIDQRLWQRLRRDFGRAVGDFGLIGEGDRIAVGISGGKDSYTLLLLLKELQRRAPVNFQVCAVNIDSGYPGYRTDIIEGFLKEQQVEYRMVPTEHYAIITDKRRPGSSYCSICARLKRGALYTAVQEMGCNKLALGHHRDDFIETLLLNQFFVGSLKSMAASMLADNGQTTVIRPLVYLAEADIVQFSLQAKLPVVCCRCPVCGTADLRRRRMKSLLKELEQEIPHIKSSLLTALGNVHPRHLLDGALSRTETEEESCA comes from the coding sequence GTGAGCGGTATCGACCAGCGACTCTGGCAGCGGCTGCGCCGCGATTTCGGTCGGGCCGTGGGGGATTTTGGCCTGATCGGCGAGGGGGACCGGATCGCGGTGGGTATCTCCGGCGGCAAGGACTCCTACACCCTGCTGTTGCTGCTGAAGGAGCTGCAGCGGCGGGCACCGGTCAACTTCCAGGTCTGCGCCGTCAACATCGATTCCGGCTATCCCGGCTACCGCACCGATATCATCGAGGGATTTCTGAAGGAGCAGCAGGTGGAGTACCGGATGGTGCCCACCGAGCATTACGCCATCATCACGGACAAACGGCGTCCCGGCTCCTCCTACTGCTCCATCTGCGCCCGCCTCAAGCGGGGGGCGCTTTACACGGCGGTGCAGGAGATGGGCTGCAACAAGCTGGCCCTGGGACACCACCGCGACGATTTCATCGAAACCCTGCTCTTAAACCAGTTTTTTGTCGGCTCACTTAAGTCCATGGCCGCCTCCATGCTGGCCGACAATGGCCAGACCACGGTGATCCGCCCCCTGGTCTATCTGGCCGAGGCCGACATCGTCCAGTTTTCCCTGCAGGCGAAGCTGCCGGTGGTTTGCTGCCGCTGTCCGGTCTGCGGCACCGCCGACTTGCGCCGTCGGCGAATGAAAAGCCTGTTGAAGGAGCTGGAGCAGGAAATTCCGCACATTAAAAGTTCATTGCTGACTGCTCTGGGCAACGTGCATCCGCGCCACCTGCTGGATGGCGCGTTGTCCCGGACAGAGACGGAGGAGGAATCATGCGCATAG
- the metX gene encoding homoserine O-acetyltransferase MetX yields the protein MSVGIVEQQSITFDRELRLESGRLLGPITLVYETYGSLNAERSNAILVEHAWTGDAHLAGKRSESDTKPGWWDAIVGPGRLLDTDRYFVICSNVIGSCYGSTGPASINPRTGKRYNLSFPVITVRDMVRAQELLISHLGIERLLTVMGGSMGGMQALEWATQYPGRIASAIVLAATPRPSPQAISLNAVARWAIFNDPTWKKGEYKQNPKDGLALARGIGHITFLSDESMWQKFGRRYSAKDGLFDFFGQFEVERYLNYNGYNFVDRFDANSFLYLAKALDLYDVAWGCESMAEAFAPVTAPVQFFAFTSDWLYPPYQTEEMALCLREQGKEAEYHLITSAYGHDAFLLEHETFDPLVRDFLERAAARQRL from the coding sequence ATGTCCGTGGGGATCGTCGAACAGCAGTCCATAACCTTCGACCGGGAGCTGCGCCTGGAGAGCGGCCGGTTGCTGGGGCCGATCACCCTGGTGTATGAAACCTACGGCAGCCTGAACGCCGAGCGTTCCAACGCCATCCTGGTTGAGCACGCCTGGACCGGCGACGCCCACCTGGCGGGCAAGCGGAGCGAAAGCGATACCAAGCCGGGGTGGTGGGACGCCATTGTCGGCCCCGGTCGGCTGCTGGACACCGACCGCTACTTCGTGATCTGTTCCAACGTGATCGGCTCCTGCTACGGTTCCACCGGTCCCGCCTCCATCAATCCCCGCACCGGCAAGCGCTACAACCTGAGTTTTCCCGTGATCACGGTCCGCGACATGGTCCGGGCCCAGGAGTTGCTGATCTCCCACCTGGGGATCGAGCGGCTGCTGACGGTGATGGGGGGGAGCATGGGGGGGATGCAGGCCCTGGAGTGGGCCACCCAGTACCCGGGACGGATCGCCTCGGCCATTGTGCTGGCCGCCACGCCCCGCCCCTCGCCCCAGGCCATTTCGCTGAATGCCGTGGCCCGCTGGGCCATCTTCAACGACCCCACCTGGAAAAAGGGAGAGTACAAGCAGAACCCCAAGGACGGTCTGGCCCTGGCCCGGGGGATCGGCCATATTACCTTCCTGTCCGACGAGTCCATGTGGCAGAAGTTCGGCCGGCGCTACTCGGCCAAGGATGGTTTGTTCGACTTCTTCGGCCAGTTCGAGGTGGAGCGCTATCTGAACTACAACGGCTATAACTTCGTGGACCGCTTCGATGCCAACTCCTTCCTCTACCTGGCCAAGGCCCTGGATCTCTACGATGTTGCCTGGGGATGCGAGTCGATGGCCGAGGCTTTTGCCCCGGTGACCGCACCGGTCCAGTTTTTTGCTTTTACCTCCGACTGGCTCTACCCGCCCTACCAGACCGAGGAAATGGCCCTCTGTCTGCGGGAACAGGGCAAGGAGGCCGAGTATCACCTGATCACCTCCGCCTACGGTCACGACGCCTTTCTGCTGGAACACGAAACCTTTGACCCCCTGGTGCGGGATTTTCTGGAGCGGGCAGCAGCCCGGCAGCGGCTGTGA
- a CDS encoding peroxiredoxin yields the protein MSTCTLVTKEAPNFKADAVLPDNSFGTVELASYRGKYVYLLFYPLDFTFVCPSEILAFNKKLDEFKSRNCEVIAVSVDSKFTHLAWKNTPVDNGGIGNVQYPMVADLNKEIIRSYGIEHPASVALRGLFLIDPKGVVRHCVINDLPLGRSVDEALRMLDALQFTDTHGEVCPANWKQGEDAMKPTAEGVASYLAKHAK from the coding sequence ATGAGCACCTGTACGCTTGTTACCAAGGAAGCCCCTAATTTCAAGGCCGATGCGGTCCTGCCCGACAACAGCTTCGGCACGGTGGAGCTTGCCAGCTATCGCGGCAAATATGTGTATTTGCTGTTTTATCCCCTGGATTTTACCTTCGTCTGCCCATCGGAAATCCTGGCCTTCAACAAGAAGCTGGATGAGTTCAAAAGCCGTAACTGCGAAGTGATCGCCGTGTCGGTCGATTCGAAATTTACTCATCTGGCGTGGAAGAACACCCCGGTCGACAACGGCGGCATCGGCAACGTCCAGTACCCGATGGTGGCCGACCTGAACAAGGAGATCATCCGTTCCTACGGCATCGAGCATCCTGCCAGTGTCGCCCTGCGCGGTCTCTTCCTGATTGACCCCAAAGGAGTGGTCCGCCACTGCGTGATCAACGACCTGCCCCTGGGCCGCAGTGTTGACGAAGCCCTGCGCATGCTGGACGCCCTGCAGTTCACCGACACCCATGGCGAAGTCTGCCCGGCCAACTGGAAGCAGGGGGAGGACGCGATGAAACCCACTGCTGAAGGTGTTGCTTCCTACCTCGCGAAGCACGCCAAGTAA
- a CDS encoding phospholipase D-like domain-containing protein, with protein sequence MTWRELIALLDQIDNGLASLAVIACGVWAAGHALLNKRDPRSALVWVSLSLAIPVLGPLAYWLLGINRITRRALQWKSHRQGDASEALSLQRTMPAVLPAPYDTLQAIEILSSKVARLGLTTGNRIEPLHNGEEAYPAMLAAMAQARYSLHLSSYIFDGDGAGAAFVEALRDAAARGVAVRVIVDAMGERYSRRTARNALLGSTVDIRHYLPLHQAPFINLRNHRKLLVVDGSVAFTGGMNIRNNHCLGAVAEDRAASDLHFRVAGPAVADLQRIFLEDWHFLSGQIPEEPELFPELPPVGNALVRTIADGPDREFHKLEWLIYGALSTARHRIRIMTPYFVPDRPLITALVTAALRGVEITLVLPAKNNLPFVAWASRASYWELLKHNIVIVEQPPPFAHTKLLVVDDLWCLIGSANWDTRSFRLNFELNLSVFDRELAAGLNRHFDAVLTSARPVSLAEVDGRPLTVKLRDGIARLFSPYL encoded by the coding sequence TTGACCTGGCGTGAGCTGATTGCACTGCTTGACCAAATCGATAACGGTCTTGCTTCACTGGCGGTGATTGCTTGCGGGGTATGGGCTGCCGGTCATGCACTGCTCAACAAGCGCGATCCCCGTTCTGCCCTGGTCTGGGTTTCCCTGTCGCTAGCCATCCCGGTTCTGGGGCCGCTGGCCTACTGGTTGCTGGGAATCAACCGGATAACCCGTCGGGCACTCCAGTGGAAATCGCACCGTCAGGGGGATGCGTCGGAGGCGCTTTCCCTGCAGCGGACAATGCCGGCCGTGTTGCCTGCCCCCTATGATACGCTCCAGGCCATTGAGATACTGAGCAGCAAGGTAGCCCGCCTGGGGCTGACCACGGGTAACCGTATCGAGCCGCTGCACAACGGTGAAGAAGCCTATCCCGCCATGCTGGCGGCCATGGCCCAGGCTCGGTATAGTCTGCACCTGAGCAGCTACATCTTTGACGGAGACGGCGCCGGTGCCGCTTTCGTCGAAGCCCTGCGCGACGCAGCAGCACGCGGCGTGGCGGTGCGGGTCATTGTTGACGCCATGGGCGAACGCTACAGCCGGCGCACCGCCCGGAACGCCCTGCTGGGCAGCACTGTCGATATTCGTCATTATCTTCCCCTGCACCAAGCCCCCTTCATCAATCTGCGTAACCACCGCAAGCTGCTGGTGGTGGATGGTAGCGTTGCTTTTACCGGTGGCATGAACATCCGCAACAACCATTGCCTTGGTGCGGTTGCCGAGGATCGGGCGGCCAGCGACCTGCATTTCCGTGTGGCGGGGCCTGCTGTAGCCGACCTGCAACGGATCTTCCTGGAGGACTGGCATTTTCTTTCCGGCCAGATTCCCGAGGAACCGGAGCTGTTTCCCGAGCTTCCTCCGGTGGGCAACGCATTGGTCCGGACCATTGCCGACGGTCCGGACCGCGAGTTTCACAAACTGGAGTGGCTGATTTACGGTGCTCTGTCCACGGCACGGCACAGGATCAGGATCATGACGCCCTATTTCGTGCCGGACCGGCCACTGATCACCGCCCTGGTCACGGCGGCACTACGGGGAGTGGAGATCACTCTGGTGCTTCCCGCCAAAAACAATCTTCCCTTTGTTGCCTGGGCAAGTCGTGCCTCGTACTGGGAGCTGTTGAAGCACAATATCGTCATTGTCGAACAGCCGCCCCCCTTTGCCCACACCAAGCTGTTGGTCGTGGACGACCTCTGGTGCCTGATCGGTTCGGCCAACTGGGATACTCGCAGTTTCCGCCTGAATTTTGAGCTGAACCTGAGTGTCTTTGACCGGGAGTTGGCCGCTGGACTGAACCGGCACTTCGATGCCGTGCTTACGTCCGCCCGGCCGGTTTCCCTGGCTGAAGTGGATGGGCGGCCGTTGACGGTCAAATTGCGGGACGGCATTGCCCGACTTTTCTCCCCCTATCTCTAG
- a CDS encoding Rieske (2Fe-2S) protein: MPVVAKVGDIPNMGKKLVVVEGQELLLINHKGTVYAVETECPHQGAPLAGALVKESYLSCPRHGYRFELQDGSCREHPEYTLKTWPVRIENGEIIVDLA, from the coding sequence ATGCCGGTGGTTGCAAAGGTTGGCGACATTCCGAATATGGGAAAGAAACTTGTGGTGGTGGAAGGCCAGGAGCTGCTGCTGATCAATCACAAGGGGACTGTCTACGCCGTGGAGACGGAGTGTCCTCATCAGGGTGCGCCGCTGGCAGGGGCGCTGGTGAAAGAGAGTTACCTCTCCTGCCCCCGGCATGGCTACCGCTTTGAGCTGCAAGACGGCAGCTGCCGGGAACATCCGGAATACACGCTGAAAACGTGGCCGGTGCGTATCGAGAACGGCGAGATCATCGTTGACCTGGCGTGA
- a CDS encoding P-II family nitrogen regulator, with amino-acid sequence MKLVEAIIKPFKLDEVKDALNEIGVEGITVSEVKGYGRQKGHTELYRGAEYVVDFIPKVKLEIVIADDLVSKVVETIQNTAKTGRIGDGKIFVIPLEEAVRIRTGETGAEAI; translated from the coding sequence ATGAAACTGGTAGAAGCGATCATCAAGCCATTCAAGCTGGACGAAGTCAAGGATGCCTTGAACGAAATCGGTGTCGAAGGGATTACCGTCAGCGAAGTTAAGGGATATGGACGCCAAAAGGGACATACCGAACTGTACCGTGGCGCCGAATACGTCGTGGATTTCATCCCCAAAGTGAAGCTGGAAATCGTCATTGCTGACGACCTGGTGTCCAAGGTGGTTGAAACCATCCAGAACACTGCAAAAACCGGTCGAATCGGCGATGGCAAGATTTTCGTCATCCCCCTTGAAGAAGCGGTACGTATCCGCACCGGCGAAACCGGCGCCGAAGCCATCTAA
- a CDS encoding ammonium transporter, translating into MKLKFTLTLVMMVLFASLTGISAMAEEKKDTAAAAVAAPSDAAKPADAPAPAPVPAAAEAAPAPVAKLENGDNAWLLTSSALVLFMLPGLALFYGGMVRSKNVLSTMMHSFVAMGIVGVQWFLFGYSLSFGSDIGGFVGSLNKLLLNGLSVDSLQGSISEYTFAMFQGMFAIITVALISGALAERIKFSAYCVFALVWTTLVYDPIAHWVWGGGWIAKLQPAALDFAGGTVVHLASGISALAVLLFLGKRHGFPTERMAPHSLPLTLLGTGILWFGWYGFNAGSAGAANGTAALAFVNTTVAPAAAGLAWMIAEWLHSGKPSALGFASGVVAGLVGITPAAGFVTPGWAVIIGAGAGLTCYGAILLKAKLKYDDSLDAFGVHGIGGTFGAIATGLVASIGAKGLIYGDAKQFISNIIAIVAAGAYAFIVTLVIAFVLDKTIGLRVEKEDEIMGLDTTQHSESGYNM; encoded by the coding sequence ATGAAACTGAAGTTCACCCTCACCCTTGTCATGATGGTTCTCTTTGCAAGCCTCACCGGCATATCGGCCATGGCTGAAGAGAAGAAGGATACTGCGGCGGCAGCGGTAGCGGCACCTTCCGATGCAGCCAAGCCAGCCGATGCCCCCGCGCCGGCCCCAGTCCCCGCTGCTGCCGAAGCAGCTCCGGCTCCCGTTGCCAAACTGGAGAACGGAGACAACGCCTGGCTGCTCACCTCCTCCGCACTCGTTCTCTTCATGCTGCCGGGCCTCGCTCTCTTTTACGGTGGCATGGTCCGCTCCAAAAACGTCCTGTCCACCATGATGCATTCCTTCGTGGCCATGGGGATCGTGGGCGTACAGTGGTTCCTGTTCGGCTACAGCCTGTCTTTCGGAAGCGACATCGGAGGCTTTGTCGGCTCACTCAACAAGCTGCTCCTGAACGGGCTGTCAGTAGACTCCCTGCAGGGCAGTATTTCCGAATACACCTTTGCCATGTTCCAGGGGATGTTCGCCATCATTACCGTTGCCCTCATTTCCGGTGCCTTGGCAGAGCGGATCAAATTTTCAGCCTACTGCGTCTTCGCCCTGGTCTGGACCACCTTGGTATATGATCCGATCGCTCACTGGGTATGGGGCGGTGGCTGGATTGCCAAACTGCAGCCCGCCGCCCTCGACTTTGCCGGCGGAACGGTTGTTCACCTGGCTTCCGGCATCTCGGCCCTGGCAGTACTGCTGTTCCTGGGCAAGCGCCATGGCTTCCCTACCGAGCGGATGGCGCCCCACAGCCTCCCGCTCACCCTGCTTGGCACCGGCATCCTCTGGTTCGGCTGGTACGGCTTCAACGCCGGAAGCGCCGGTGCAGCCAACGGAACCGCCGCTCTTGCGTTCGTCAACACCACGGTGGCACCTGCTGCCGCCGGCCTTGCCTGGATGATCGCTGAATGGCTCCATTCGGGTAAACCGTCCGCCCTGGGTTTCGCCTCCGGTGTCGTTGCCGGCCTGGTTGGCATCACCCCGGCTGCCGGATTCGTTACCCCGGGGTGGGCAGTGATTATCGGCGCGGGTGCCGGACTCACCTGCTACGGCGCCATACTGCTGAAGGCCAAACTGAAGTACGACGACTCCCTGGACGCCTTTGGCGTGCACGGTATCGGCGGCACCTTCGGCGCTATCGCGACCGGCCTGGTTGCCAGCATCGGTGCCAAAGGCCTCATCTACGGCGACGCAAAACAGTTTATCTCCAACATAATCGCCATTGTCGCCGCTGGCGCCTACGCCTTCATCGTCACCTTGGTCATCGCTTTCGTCCTGGACAAGACCATCGGTCTGCGGGTGGAGAAGGAAGACGAGATCATGGGCCTGGATACGACACAGCACAGCGAAAGCGGCTACAACATGTAA
- a CDS encoding glycogen synthase — protein MTAARPGLNILFAASEAAPFAKTGGLGEVVGDLPRYLRALGHDVRVLLPRYYTIDPERYGLTMLPGTLVVPMGIVGTMYCGVCEGRLPGSDVPVYFLEHEGLYGRDGIYGIENVSFLDNDNRYIFLSRAALELPKMLGWKPDIVHAHDWHTAAVPVFLNTLYRTDPLVGNAASILTIHNMQYQGSFYPGLMDVLGIGWEHFTFLELEKDDQVNLLKGGMYHATLLNTVSQGYAREIQTPAYGWGLEGVVRERADDLWGILNGVDYHEWDPAIDRYIPANYSADDLSGKAVCKRALQRRFGLPERDDLPVFGVVSRMVPQKGTDLLAEAIHRLIGLELQLVIVGNGEPWAHFFFGGMAHRHPDRVGCHIGYDNALAHLVEAGADFFLMPSAFEPCGLNQMYSLAYGTPPVVRATGGLDDSVENFNEATGSGDGFKFWNHTASALYDTVGWAVWTWYNNPQGLAALRRNGMAKRFTWEEAARKYDELYRAALQRRLGG, from the coding sequence GTGACGGCAGCGCGGCCGGGGCTGAACATACTGTTTGCCGCTTCCGAGGCGGCACCCTTTGCCAAGACCGGCGGCCTGGGCGAGGTGGTAGGAGACCTGCCCCGCTATTTGCGTGCCCTGGGCCATGATGTCCGGGTGCTGCTCCCCCGTTATTACACAATTGATCCCGAGCGGTACGGGTTGACCATGCTGCCCGGCACCCTGGTGGTCCCGATGGGGATCGTCGGCACTATGTACTGCGGTGTATGCGAGGGGCGTCTGCCTGGCAGTGATGTGCCGGTATACTTTCTGGAGCACGAAGGACTGTACGGTCGGGACGGTATCTACGGCATCGAAAACGTCAGTTTCCTGGATAACGACAACCGCTACATCTTCCTGTCGCGTGCCGCTCTCGAACTGCCCAAGATGCTCGGCTGGAAGCCGGATATCGTCCATGCGCACGACTGGCATACTGCTGCCGTGCCGGTGTTCCTCAATACCCTCTACCGTACCGACCCGCTGGTGGGTAATGCCGCCTCCATCCTCACCATCCATAACATGCAGTACCAGGGGAGCTTCTACCCCGGCCTGATGGATGTGCTGGGGATCGGTTGGGAACACTTCACCTTTCTCGAACTGGAGAAGGATGACCAGGTCAACCTGCTCAAGGGGGGCATGTACCACGCAACCCTGCTGAACACGGTCAGCCAGGGATATGCCCGCGAAATTCAGACGCCCGCCTACGGTTGGGGGCTGGAAGGGGTGGTTCGTGAGCGTGCCGACGATTTGTGGGGTATCCTTAACGGTGTCGACTACCATGAGTGGGATCCCGCCATTGATCGGTACATTCCAGCCAATTACTCTGCTGACGACCTGAGTGGAAAAGCGGTTTGCAAGCGTGCGCTGCAGCGGCGCTTCGGCTTGCCGGAGCGCGATGACCTGCCGGTATTCGGCGTGGTGTCGAGGATGGTGCCCCAGAAGGGGACCGATCTTCTGGCAGAGGCGATCCACCGGCTTATCGGCCTGGAACTGCAACTGGTGATCGTCGGCAACGGCGAACCCTGGGCCCACTTTTTTTTCGGCGGCATGGCACACCGGCATCCCGACAGGGTGGGGTGCCATATCGGCTACGACAATGCGCTGGCACATCTGGTGGAGGCAGGTGCCGATTTCTTTCTGATGCCTTCCGCGTTCGAACCCTGCGGCCTGAACCAGATGTACTCGCTGGCCTATGGAACGCCTCCCGTTGTCCGGGCCACCGGAGGGCTGGATGACAGTGTCGAAAACTTCAACGAGGCAACCGGTAGCGGCGACGGATTCAAGTTCTGGAATCATACCGCTTCCGCTCTGTACGATACGGTGGGCTGGGCGGTCTGGACCTGGTATAACAATCCGCAGGGGCTGGCAGCCTTGCGTCGAAACGGCATGGCGAAGCGTTTTACCTGGGAGGAGGCGGCCCGGAAATATGATGAGCTCTATCGTGCAGCGCTCCAGAGGCGGCTGGGGGGCTAG